One Bos taurus isolate L1 Dominette 01449 registration number 42190680 breed Hereford chromosome 16, ARS-UCD2.0, whole genome shotgun sequence DNA window includes the following coding sequences:
- the PPFIA4 gene encoding liprin-alpha-4 isoform X12 produces MCEVMPTINEGDPLGPPHGADADANFEQLMVNMLDEREKLLESLRESQETLLATQSRLQDALHERDQLQRHLNSALPQEFTTLTRELSMCREQLLEREEEISELKAERNNTRLLLEHLECLVSRHERSLRMTVVKRQAQSPSGVSSEVEVLKALKSLFEHHKALDEKVRERLRAALERVTTLEEQLACAHQQVSSLQQGSGVRDGVAEEEGTVELGPKGLWKEDAGQVEELQELLEKQNFELSQARERLVTLTATVAELEEDLGTARRDLIKSEELSSKHQRDLREALAQKEDMEERITTLEKRYLAAQREATSIHDLNDKLENELANRESLHRQCEEKARYLQELLEVAEQKLQQTMRKAETLPEVEAELAQRVAALTKAEERHGNTEEHLRQLEGQLEEKNQELARVRQRERMNEAHNKRLSDTVDRLLIEAKERLQLHLRERMVALEEKNTLIQELETSQRQIEEQHHHKGRLSEEIEKLRQEVDQLKGRGGPFVDGIHSRAYPSSAAEVRFSLSTTAHASQGLRRCHSARREPPAEDWEPSPLPALLVPTATPAFDSDREISDVDEDEPGGLVGSMDVVSPSSHSDAQTLAMMLQEQLDAINEEIRMIQEEKESTELRAEELETRVTSGSMEALDLTQLHKRGSIPTSLTALSLASASPPLSGRATPKLTSRSAAQDLDRMGVMTLPSDLRKHRRKLLSPVSWEENREDKATIKCETSPPSSPRTLQLEKLGLPALSQEEGKSALEDPGSNPSSSNSSQDSLHKGAKRKGIKSSIGRLFGKKEKGRLIQPSRDGPTGHVVLLTDSELGLQEPMVPGKLGTQAEKDRRLKKKHQLLEDARRKGMPFAQWDGPTVVSWLELWVGMPAWYVAACRANVKSGAIMSALSDTEIQREIGISNALHRLKLRLAIQEMVSLTSPSAPPTSRTSSGNVWVTHEEMETLATSTKTDSEEGSWAQVRTLGWLCSQHACLFPSV; encoded by the exons atgtGTGAAGTGATGCCCACAATCAACGAGGGAGACCCCCTGGGGCCTCCCCATGGAGCCGATGCTGACGCCAACTTTGAGCAGCTGATGGTGAACATGCTGGATGAGCGGGAGAAGTTGCTAGAGTCCCTTCGGGAGAGTCAGGAGACTTTGCTGGCGACACAGAGCCGGCTCCAGGATGCCCTGCATGAGCGAGACCAGCTCCAGCGCCACCTTAACTCTGCCCTCCCCCAG GAATTTACCACCTTAACCCGGGAGCTGAGTATGTGTCGAGAGCAGCTTctagagagggaggaagagatatCAGAGCTGAAAGCAGAGCGGAATAACACGAGG TTGCTTCTGGAACATCTGGAGTGCCTGGTGTCCCGCCATGAGCGGTCACTGAGGATGACTGTGGTGAAGCGTCAGGCTCAGTCACCATCAGGAGTTTCCAGTGAGGTGGAGGTGCTGAAGGCTCTCAAGTCACTGTTTGAGCACCACAAGGCCCTGGATGAGAAG GTGCGAGAGCGGCTCCGGGCGGCCCTCGAGAGAGTGACCACTTTGGAGGAACAGCTGGCGTGTGCCCACCAGCAG GTGTCTTCCCTACAGCAGGGGTCAGGGGTTCGGGATGGAGTGGCCGAAGAGGAGGGGACTGTGGAGCTGGGACCAAAAGGCCTGTGGAAG GAGGACGCAGGCCAGGTTGAGGAGCTGCAGGAGCTTCTGGAGAAGCAGAACTTTGAGTTGAGCCAGGCCCGGGAGCGACTGGTCACCCTGACAGCAACTGTGGCTGAACTGGAGGAGGACCTGGGCACAGCCCGCCGGGACCTCATCAAGTCTGAGGAACTGAGCAGCAAACACCAGAGGGACCTCCGGGAA GCTCTAGCCCAGAAGGAGGACATGGAGGAGCGGATCACCACCCTGGAGAAGCGCTACCTGGCTGCTCAGCGTGAGGCTACATCAATCCATGACCTCAATGACAAACTGGAGAACGAGCTGGCCAATAGGGAATCCTTGCATCGCCAG TGTGAGGAGAAAGCCCGATATCTGCAGGAGCTACTGGAGGTAGCCGAGCAGAAACTTCAGCAGACGATGCGCAAAGCCGAGACGCTGCCAGAGGTGGAGGCTGAGCTGGCCCAAAGAGTTGCGGCCCTCACTAAG GCTGAAGAGCGACATGGCAACACTGAGGAGCACCTCCGGCAGCTGGAGGGACAGCTGGAGGAGAAGAACCAAGAGCTGGCGCGG GTGCGCCAGCGGGAGAGGATGAATGAAGCCCACAACAAGCGCCTGTCAGACACGGTGGACCGGCTGCTTATTGAGGCGAAGGAGCGCCTGCAGCTCCACCTCAGGGAGCGCATGGTGGCcctggaggagaag AACACGTTGATCCAAGAGCTGGAGACCTCCCAGCGGCAGATTGAAGAGCAGCACCATCACAAG GGCCGCCTGTCGGAAGAGATTGAGAAACTGCGCCAAGAGGTGGACCAACTGAAGGGTCGAGGAGGACCATTTGTGGATGGCATCCACTCCAG GGCGTACCCGAGCAGTGCAGCGGAGGTGCGGTTCTCCCTGAGCACCACTGCCCACGCATCTCAAGGTCTGCGCCGTTGTCACTCAGCACGGCGGGAACCGCCTGCCGAG GACTGGGAGCCATCTCCACTGCCTGCGCTGCTGGTCCCGACAGCCACCCCTGCCTTTGACAGTGACCGTGAGATCTCTGATGTGGATGAGGATGAACCAGGGGGTCTGGTGGGCTCCATGGACGTTGTCTCCCCCAGCAGCCACTCAGATGCCCAGACCCTGGCCATGATGCTGCAGGAGCAGCTGGATGCTATCAACGAGGAGATCAG GATGATCCAGGAAGAGAAGGAGTCCACAGAGCTCCGTGCTGAGGAGCTGGAAACGCGAGTGACTAGTGGCAGCATGGAGGCCCTAGACCTGACCCAGCTGCACAAACGCGGTTCCATCCCCACCTCTCTGACCGCCCTGTCCCTGGCCAGCGCGTCCCCTCCACTCAGCGGCCGTGCCACACCTAAGCTTACCTCCCGCAGTGCTGCCCAGGACCTGGATCGGATGGGGGTCATGACCTTG CCCAGTGACTTAAGAAAGCATAGGAGGAAGCTGCTG TCACCAGTGTCTTGGGAAGAGAACCGAGAGGATAAAGCCACCATAAAATGTGAgacttctcctccttcctcaccCAGGACACTGCAGCTAGAAAAGCTTGGCCTCCctgccctgagccaggaagaaggCAAGAG TGCTTTGGAGGATCCAGGGAGCAAccccagcagcagcaacagcagccaggACTCCTTGCACAAGGGTGCCAAGCGCAAGGGCATCAAATCATCCATCGGCCGCCTGTTTGGGAAGAAGGAGAAAGGCAGGCTGATCCAGCCGAGCCGGGATGGACCCACAGGCCATG TTGTACTACTAACAGACTCTGAGCTCGGTCTGCAGGAGCCCATGGTGCCTGGCAAGCTGGGAACCCAGGCAGAAAAGGACCGAAGGCTGAAGAAGAA ACACCAGCTGCTTGAAGATGCCCGGAGAAAAGGAATGCCCTTTGCCCAGTGGGACGGCCCTACTGTGGTCTCCTGGCTAGAG CTCTGGGTGGGGATGCCTGCTTGGTACGTGGCAGCCTGCCGGGCTAACGTCAAGAGTGGCGCCATCATGTCAGCCCTATCGGACACAGAGATCCAGCGAGAAATTGGCATCAGCAATGCCCTGCACCGGCTCAAGCTCCGGCTGGCCATCCAGGAGATGGTGTCGCTGACCAGCCCCTctgccccgcccacctccaggACT TCTTCTGGGAATGTCTGGGTCACCCACGAAGAGATGGAAACTCTGGCAACGTCCACTAAAACA GACAGTGAGGAGGGCAGCTGGGCTCAG GTGAGGACCCTTGGATGGCTGTGCTCCCAGCATGCCTGCCTCTTCCCCTCAGTTTGA